TGTCCGCGATGTAATCGAATTGAGACTGATTGGTAACGGCGATGTCTCAACTTATTGTCAGCACGCGCAGGGATTGTGTTAATTGCGTCAAAAGCTTGGCCTGATCGAGCGCGGCATAAAGCTGATTACATCACGTATCTACCCCGCTAATGCTGTCTCAATTTTCATAAGCGCCAACCGGGGACCATAGTTTACGCCTCGCGCGTAAACGGAGAAACTACATTGAAGTTTTTCATGAGCTCATTGGCATAAACCATTCCAGCATAAGTGACAAAGGCTGATATTATAGATCGTGTTGCTACAGGCACCGGGCTAACCAAAATCGAAACGGAAGCCGTTATTAATGGCTTCATCAGTGTGATTAAAGAATCGCTCATGGATGAGGAGCGCATTGAGATTCGCGGGTTTGGTACCTTCCGGGTGCAGGAACGGGCACCCCGAACTGCGCGTAATCCTCGCACCAATGAAGAGGTAATGGTTGAGTCATGTTATGTCCCCGTATTCAAGCCATCCCAGCAGTTTCGCAATGATGTTATGGATGCCGCGAGCGAGCGGCACAAGCGGGATCGCGCCACCTAGTTTTGATGCATGGAAAATAAAAAGATGATCGAGTGTACCTCTTGCGGTGCACGCATTGCAAGCAATAGTAAAATCTGTAACATGTGTGGCTGGCCTGTAGGGCAAAAAGACCATGATATGCAAAGCTTCGACAAGGCGCCTACCGCAAGCACCGACGCAGCGCTGAAGCAATTTGTTGCATCTGCTTCAGCTTCAGCGGTTGCTGAAAGTGGTCCGTTTTGTCACATGTGCGGGTGGCAAAATCCTGTAGGTGCTAAATTTTGTAGTGCGTGTGGCACCGAACTCCAGGTGCGTGCAGAAGCCTCTAAGCCTGTAGCGCCGGCTGTTGCTGAGCAAGCTGAGCTCCCGCCGGAGGTGAAAGAAAGCCCCTTGCCGGCAGCAGAAGATCCACCCCTGAATATGGCAAACGTTGGTATGCTGGTGGTTGCCGGCATACTGGTCGTGGCTGTGCTGTTCATGATCACGAGATACAGCTGGCGCGCATTTCCTGAGGTAGAACCCGCACCTGCCCAGGCCCAGACTTCAGCTCCAGAATCTAATCCCCAACGACAAGCCCCTGAAGCGGCTATTGCCG
This DNA window, taken from Bacteroidota bacterium, encodes the following:
- a CDS encoding HU family DNA-binding protein is translated as MTKADIIDRVATGTGLTKIETEAVINGFISVIKESLMDEERIEIRGFGTFRVQERAPRTARNPRTNEEVMVESCYVPVFKPSQQFRNDVMDAASERHKRDRAT